A region of the bacterium genome:
TCTGCCCCAAATACTTTAAGTAAATCAATTTTCTCTTTACTCATCTTATCCGGGATAGTAAAAACTGCCTTGTACCCCTTAACAGCTGCATACATAGCTAAGCCAACACCTGTGTTGCCACTTGTATTCTCAACAATTGTGCCACCAGGCTTCAATAGGCCACACTTTTCAGCCTCCTCTACCATATAAATTGCCATCCTATCTTTCAGTGAACCACCGGGATTAAAGAACTCAAGTTTTGCTAAAACAGTCGCTTTTATACCACGAGTTACTCTATTCAATTTTATAAGCGGAGTATTACCTACAGTTTCTAAAATATTATTATACCACATTAAATGAATCCTTTCTCTCTCATCCACTCATCATTGAAAATCTTACTGAGATATCTGCTTCCACTATCCGTAAAAATAGTGATAACGACCTTATCACGAGGCAACCCCTTCGCTACTTTAAGTGTAGCACATGCCGCTGCTCCTGAAGCGCCTCCGACAAAGATTCCTTCCTCTCGTAATAACCTTCTTGCCATAAGAAATGCATCCTTATCAGAAACTTGAATTACATCGTCAATTAGCTCAAATTTTAAAGTCCCAGGTAGTAGATGTTCACCAATCCCTTCCATCAGATAAACTTTAGGTTCTATAAATTTTCTATGCTTAGCCCAGTCATAATATATTGAGCCTACCGGGTCTACACCTATCACTTTAATCTTTGGGTTCTTCTCTTTTAAAAATTTACTTACTCCCGAAATTGTGCCACCAGAGCCCATACCAATAACTACATAGTCGACTTTCCCTTCAGTCTGTTCCCAAATCTCTGGCCCTGTGGTTCTGTAGTGGGATTCAATATTTTTCTGGTTGTAGAACTCATCTACTAAAAAAGCATTCCTCTCCTTAGCAATCCGCTTAGCAACTTCAAAATATGAATTAGGTGAATCCGGAGGAGTATCGAGTGGGCAAGCTATTACCTCTGCTCCAAGTGCTTTAAGTAAACCAATTTTTTCCTTACGTGTTTCATCAGGTATTGTAAAGATTGTCTTGTATCCTTTAACAGCTGCATATATGCCTATACTAATTCCTGCATTACCTGATGTGCTCTCAACAATAGTATCCCCTTGCTTCAAAAAAACCAACTTCTCAGCATCTTTAAGTATATAAAATGCCATCCTATCTTTTACTGAGCCACCAGGGTTGAAGAATTCAAGCTTCGCTAAGATAGTAGCTTCTATACCACGAGTCACTCGATTCAATTTTACAAGTGGAGTATTACCTACAGTCTCTAAAATATTATCATACCACATTACTCCTCCAGCTTCTTTATCTGTTCCTCTAACTCATAAATAAGTTCATTTCTTAGAGTAATCTAAAATACAACTGGCAAGCCCAAATCTTGCATCCTGAAAGCGTGCATTCACTATTTACTACCACTGACGCAGTATAATCTGGTATATCTGTTAATGCGGACCAGCCAAACACATTATTCCTACTCAGCGTACTTGTTGTAATAACCCCTTTCCCTGGAACATCAATCTGGACTGCTAATTCTCCCTCAATACAAATAAAGAACTCACCACAAGAGCTACCTTCATCAACAATCTTGGTGCCCGCCTTGCAGCTCCTTTCAATTGCCAACTTTTCTACAGAATTTATCTCCTCAATAGATAGTTTTCAAATACTCTTGTCTTTTTAAGTAAGTCTGCTTATTTCATATTTACCCTCCTTGCCATAGCTCCTCTTTTATTCTCAAAATATCATCTTTTTCAGGTTTGAATGGAAAGTTTCTAATCTCATCCCCCGGTATTTCATTTGCATACGGTCTGTTGCAAGCAACCTGACCATCATTACCAGGGCAGCCAGCTGTCATAAATGGAATACCTGAATCAATAATCCTTGACAACTTATCCACAGGAAGTCCAAAATCTCTAACCCTTTCATCTTCATCAAACCCCATTTTCCAAAATGAAGAAATGCCCTCATCTATCAAATACCTTGCAATCTGTACTCGTCTGTATTGTCCAATTGGTGGTTGTGGAAAATTTGATAGCATAGAGTCTTTTTCTGGAAAGAATGAGAACAAGTGAGTCAGACCACCAATGTCATATACCTTTTGAATAGTAGCTACCATTTCTTTTTCAGTTTCACCTAATCCAACAATTAAATGCGACCCAACCATGCGTTCCCCAAAGATTTCTACTGCCATATCAAAGCATTCCCAGTATCTATCCCACCTATGCGGTCCTTTGACATATTTACCTCTCAATCTTTCAAATAGCATAGGTGTAGCCGCATCTATAGATATTCCAATACGGTCTGCACCACTATCTTTAAACGCTTTAAGGTCATCTTTGTTTAGTATAGTAGGTGCAATAAGTAAAGATATTGGAATATCCACTCTATTCTTGATAATTCCTGTAATCTTTACAATATCATTCTTTGCTCTTATATTTGTGACCATTGAGATACATATCCTCTTAACCCTTTCCTTTTTTTCTAATATACGCTCTATTATCTCATCTACTTTATAAGTAGGCCATTCTACTCTTATAAAACTTTTATTTTCATATTTGCCGTATCTACCCATAGAAAGGCCACAATAAGCACAGTTCCCTATGCAGCCTTCTTTATAGGTTAATAACAAGTTGATACAGTATAACTTTGCAGCCCGATAAAACAGACCCGGCTTTAAATCTAAAGTTATCGCCGCCGCTGAACTCATCCTCAAGTATTCGGGACTCTCATTAATCATTGATTTAGACTAATGTAGGGGTTTGATTAATCAAACCCACAATGAATGGGACTGAGCAACAAGTCTTTTGATATTGTATTTCTAATTCATACTCCTTTGCTTTTCTTATTGCTGCTTCTGACACTAATGCGATTCTATTAAATCCATGCTCCACAGCTAATACATCAATCTTAGGGTTATTCCTTGGACGCGCACAGCCCAAAGCTATAGGAGTATTGGGCATTTTTATTCTAAGCGTTGCCATAATTTTAGCTATAGAGTTAAGGCTTGGTAACGCTATATTTTCCATAGGAGTTCCTAAAAGTGGCAT
Encoded here:
- a CDS encoding radical SAM protein — translated: MINESPEYLRMSSAAAITLDLKPGLFYRAAKLYCINLLLTYKEGCIGNCAYCGLSMGRYGKYENKSFIRVEWPTYKVDEIIERILEKKERVKRICISMVTNIRAKNDIVKITGIIKNRVDIPISLLIAPTILNKDDLKAFKDSGADRIGISIDAATPMLFERLRGKYVKGPHRWDRYWECFDMAVEIFGERMVGSHLIVGLGETEKEMVATIQKVYDIGGLTHLFSFFPEKDSMLSNFPQPPIGQYRRVQIARYLIDEGISSFWKMGFDEDERVRDFGLPVDKLSRIIDSGIPFMTAGCPGNDGQVACNRPYANEIPGDEIRNFPFKPEKDDILRIKEELWQGG
- a CDS encoding cyclic nucleotide-binding domain-containing protein — protein: MAIERSCKAGTKIVDEGSSCGEFFICIEGELAVQIDVPGKGVITTSTLSRNNVFGWSALTDIPDYTASVVVNSECTLSGCKIWACQLYFRLL
- a CDS encoding cysteine synthase family protein, producing the protein MWYDNILETVGNTPLVKLNRVTRGIEATILAKLEFFNPGGSVKDRMAFYILKDAEKLVFLKQGDTIVESTSGNAGISIGIYAAVKGYKTIFTIPDETRKEKIGLLKALGAEVIACPLDTPPDSPNSYFEVAKRIAKERNAFLVDEFYNQKNIESHYRTTGPEIWEQTEGKVDYVVIGMGSGGTISGVSKFLKEKNPKIKVIGVDPVGSIYYDWAKHRKFIEPKVYLMEGIGEHLLPGTLKFELIDDVIQVSDKDAFLMARRLLREEGIFVGGASGAAACATLKVAKGLPRDKVVITIFTDSGSRYLSKIFNDEWMREKGFI